In Blastopirellula sp. J2-11, a single genomic region encodes these proteins:
- a CDS encoding DUF1592 domain-containing protein → MPRLSSQFVLALMLWGFIFARSSPAETPSHRPFSDAIGPYVQQNCIRCHGPDLQEGDFRIDTLSTDVGGGPSVNRWREVIEKINNGEMPPEDEPDLPSAERNAEIVEWLATRIEEGKAARLAKKEPVSFHRLTRDEYANTVADLLGVRFGVADPSGLNEDAQWHGFERIGSVLSLSASHIEKYYSAAERILDEAYPTRPIESKVVRKRALDLRGGPSGRQIKELEEQGLADKVRVDMWPGHEIRGGRPGPDSAMLKNGGIFKVRIQVSGLKPVGGRAPHLTFYADKIDRLLFEQDILAPEAEPTIVEFTVELPAGGHSFQLTNDVPGPSNLPRSGRSGQRPFFSLQDGRIPWQIKLTDEAGIPLYPFLIVDWIEWEGPLQPSDVTEKRARYMPAENGDMNQARDCLARLCEAAFRRPVETDEVDQYFQIVESEIAAGSDFRQAMKTGMLAILCSKNFLFVVEGDLKHPQAKLNDFELATRLSYLLWSTMPDDELFALARDGKLHEPDVLKQQVDRMLADERAEKFCHDFPHQWLQMHKLGMFPPNKEMYPDYDPHLERSMSGETFAFFQEVLEKNLSLREFIDSDWTMVNPRLAIHYGIDGIEQDQFQRVALASDDPRGGLLTQAAVLSLTSDGTRHRPVHRGVWVLQSVFGKTPPPPPANVDAIEPNPVDSPKATIRMKLEAHKHDPNCAACHRKIDPLGFAFDNFDAIGRWRDEEIVAQGVGANPPVDPSGVLPDGRKFATPHEFKQLLLADIDSFNQTFIEKLATYSLRRTMTVDDREDLAAIAKRSKDADYRVRDLVEALVLSDLFQKR, encoded by the coding sequence ATGCCGCGACTGTCGTCTCAGTTCGTTCTTGCGCTGATGCTGTGGGGCTTTATTTTTGCCCGCAGTTCGCCAGCAGAAACTCCATCGCATCGTCCCTTCTCGGATGCGATTGGGCCCTATGTCCAACAGAACTGCATCCGCTGTCATGGCCCCGATCTGCAGGAAGGGGATTTTCGCATCGATACGCTTTCTACCGATGTCGGAGGTGGCCCTTCGGTTAATCGCTGGCGGGAAGTGATCGAAAAGATCAACAACGGCGAAATGCCCCCAGAGGACGAACCCGATCTGCCGTCGGCTGAACGGAACGCCGAAATCGTCGAATGGCTCGCGACTCGTATCGAAGAAGGGAAAGCGGCTCGGCTCGCGAAAAAAGAACCGGTCTCGTTCCATCGACTGACGCGGGATGAGTACGCCAATACCGTCGCAGATCTGTTGGGCGTTCGCTTTGGCGTCGCCGATCCCAGCGGGCTGAACGAAGACGCCCAATGGCACGGCTTCGAGCGAATCGGCTCGGTCCTCTCGTTATCGGCGTCGCATATCGAAAAATACTATAGCGCCGCCGAGCGCATCCTGGACGAAGCGTATCCGACGCGCCCAATCGAATCGAAGGTCGTTCGCAAGCGTGCTCTCGATTTGCGCGGCGGACCATCCGGCCGCCAAATCAAAGAGTTGGAAGAACAGGGCCTGGCCGACAAAGTTCGTGTCGATATGTGGCCTGGCCATGAGATCCGCGGGGGTCGTCCTGGCCCCGATAGCGCCATGCTGAAGAACGGCGGAATCTTCAAAGTCCGCATCCAGGTTAGCGGGCTAAAACCGGTAGGAGGTCGCGCTCCGCACCTAACGTTTTATGCAGACAAGATTGATCGCTTGCTGTTTGAGCAAGACATTCTAGCACCGGAAGCGGAGCCGACGATTGTCGAGTTCACCGTCGAGCTGCCGGCTGGCGGGCATTCGTTCCAATTGACGAACGACGTGCCGGGTCCGTCGAACTTGCCTCGTTCCGGACGAAGTGGACAGCGCCCTTTCTTCAGCCTTCAAGATGGACGCATTCCCTGGCAGATCAAACTGACCGACGAAGCAGGAATCCCCCTGTATCCGTTTCTAATCGTTGACTGGATCGAATGGGAAGGCCCCCTGCAACCTAGCGATGTGACCGAGAAACGGGCCCGCTATATGCCTGCCGAGAACGGCGATATGAATCAGGCTCGCGATTGCCTGGCTCGACTGTGTGAAGCGGCGTTCCGCCGACCAGTTGAAACCGATGAGGTCGACCAATACTTCCAAATCGTCGAAAGTGAAATCGCTGCTGGATCCGACTTTCGTCAGGCGATGAAGACCGGCATGTTGGCGATACTTTGTTCGAAAAATTTCCTATTTGTGGTCGAAGGAGACCTCAAGCATCCGCAGGCGAAGCTAAATGACTTTGAACTAGCGACGCGGCTCTCGTATCTGCTGTGGAGCACCATGCCGGATGACGAACTGTTCGCACTAGCGCGTGACGGAAAGTTGCATGAGCCCGATGTTCTCAAGCAGCAAGTCGATCGCATGTTGGCGGACGAGCGAGCCGAAAAGTTCTGCCATGACTTTCCTCACCAATGGCTGCAGATGCATAAACTCGGGATGTTTCCGCCGAATAAAGAAATGTATCCCGACTACGACCCGCACTTGGAACGTAGCATGAGCGGCGAGACGTTCGCCTTCTTTCAAGAAGTGCTGGAAAAGAATTTGAGTCTCCGCGAATTCATTGATTCGGATTGGACGATGGTGAATCCTCGTCTGGCGATCCACTATGGGATCGATGGAATCGAGCAAGACCAGTTCCAGCGCGTTGCGCTTGCTTCGGATGATCCACGGGGAGGACTGCTAACTCAGGCGGCGGTGCTATCCCTCACCTCAGACGGAACGCGACATCGCCCGGTTCACCGCGGCGTCTGGGTCTTGCAATCGGTCTTTGGCAAAACGCCTCCACCGCCGCCGGCCAACGTCGACGCGATCGAACCGAATCCGGTCGATTCTCCCAAAGCGACGATACGAATGAAGCTGGAAGCGCACAAACATGATCCCAACTGCGCCGCGTGTCATCGCAAAATCGATCCACTGGGCTTCGCGTTTGACAATTTTGACGCGATCGGTCGCTGGCGAGACGAAGAAATCGTGGCGCAAGGAGTCGGCGCCAATCCGCCGGTCGACCCGAGCGGCGTGTTGCCGGATGGTCGCAAGTTCGCCACGCCGCACGAATTTAAACAGTTGCTGCTGGCCGATATCGATTCGTTCAACCAGACGTTTATCGAAAAACTGGCGACCTATTCCCTCCGTCGTACGATGACCGTCGACGACCGAGAGGATTTAGCAGCGATCGCAAAACGTAGCAAGGATGCCGATTACCGCGTGCGTGATCTGGTGGAAGCGCTGGTACTTTCCGACCTGTTTCAGAAACGGTGA
- a CDS encoding DUF1552 domain-containing protein produces MSHFNFNRWRINRRHALRGLGATLALPLLNCMDPGKQAAAQEKEKAEAAADKPKRAVFVYIPNGVNTLTWQIEKAGADYELSAPLQSLEEHRQQITPISGLHHPNGLGQAHECDKIWLTAAKISQEGGAFRNSISADQLMAEVTSRHTRFSSLELAITGGSLAWSRDGIPLPSERRPKQIFDRLFGVEPGGAEAAKRNLNRRGSVLDTLLEDADSFRKQIGAEDRNKLDEYLHAVRDVEKRTQRSYEWLDIPKPSVAAETKTKLTRNIPQTDAGDYYRTIYDLMVLALRTDMTRVITCMSGSESNGLAIPEIGVMQTRHELSHHNGDPEQLRRLTQTDTFLAEQLSYFLRQLKSYQEDDGESLLDRTMVLFGSGMAYGHSHGNANLPMVLAGGSALGLKHGQHVDFNLPKIETYNLEDARSHYGVCSRPVDSDAHLSNLLLTMVQKMDVPVDSFGDSNGVMSEILG; encoded by the coding sequence ATGAGTCATTTCAATTTCAATCGGTGGAGAATCAACCGACGTCACGCACTACGCGGGCTGGGCGCTACGCTGGCCTTGCCGCTGCTCAACTGCATGGACCCCGGCAAGCAAGCCGCCGCCCAAGAAAAAGAGAAAGCCGAAGCAGCGGCCGACAAACCCAAGCGAGCTGTCTTTGTTTACATCCCCAACGGCGTCAACACGCTCACCTGGCAGATCGAGAAGGCGGGCGCTGACTACGAATTAAGCGCTCCGCTGCAATCGCTGGAAGAGCATCGCCAACAAATTACGCCGATCAGCGGTCTGCACCATCCTAACGGGCTTGGTCAGGCGCACGAGTGTGACAAAATTTGGCTGACCGCGGCCAAGATCAGTCAAGAAGGGGGCGCGTTTCGCAATAGCATCTCGGCCGACCAGCTGATGGCCGAAGTCACGTCGCGGCATACGCGGTTCTCGTCCTTGGAACTCGCGATCACCGGCGGTTCGCTCGCCTGGTCGCGCGATGGGATACCATTGCCGTCAGAACGCCGTCCCAAACAGATCTTTGATCGCCTGTTCGGCGTCGAGCCAGGCGGCGCCGAAGCCGCCAAACGCAATCTCAATCGGCGCGGCAGCGTCTTAGACACGCTGCTAGAAGACGCTGATAGTTTCCGCAAACAGATCGGCGCCGAAGACCGCAACAAGTTGGACGAGTATCTGCACGCCGTTCGCGATGTGGAAAAACGCACCCAGCGCAGCTATGAATGGCTCGACATTCCGAAACCGTCGGTCGCCGCCGAAACCAAGACGAAACTGACGCGCAACATTCCGCAAACCGACGCCGGCGACTACTACCGCACCATCTACGACTTGATGGTGCTGGCGCTGCGGACCGACATGACGCGCGTGATCACCTGCATGAGCGGAAGCGAAAGCAACGGCCTGGCGATCCCCGAAATCGGCGTCATGCAGACGCGTCATGAACTCTCACATCATAACGGCGATCCCGAACAACTTCGCCGTCTGACTCAGACCGACACGTTTCTGGCAGAGCAGTTGTCTTACTTTCTCCGCCAATTGAAATCGTACCAGGAAGATGATGGTGAGTCCCTCTTGGATCGAACCATGGTCTTGTTCGGCAGCGGCATGGCGTACGGCCACAGTCACGGCAACGCCAACTTGCCAATGGTCTTGGCCGGCGGTTCTGCGTTGGGTTTGAAACATGGCCAGCACGTCGACTTCAATCTGCCGAAAATAGAAACCTACAATTTGGAGGACGCCAGATCACACTACGGAGTCTGCTCGCGTCCTGTCGACAGCGATGCGCATCTCAGCAATCTGTTGCTGACCATGGTTCAAAAGATGGACGTTCCGGTCGATTCCTTCGGCGATAGCAACGGCGTAATGTCGGAAATTTTAGGATAA
- a CDS encoding DUF6800 family protein, with protein MPVISERGKELKRRRHRAKSYTKFKAILAKNPSGEMKARIAEKLRRMTPSAEQLIKEWKLIG; from the coding sequence GTGCCGGTTATTAGCGAGCGTGGGAAAGAGCTGAAACGTCGTCGTCATCGTGCGAAATCGTACACGAAGTTTAAAGCGATTCTGGCGAAGAATCCGTCTGGCGAAATGAAGGCCCGCATCGCTGAGAAGCTGCGTCGCATGACTCCTTCGGCCGAACAGCTGATCAAAGAGTGGAAACTCATTGGTTAA